ACACTTCCTACCCTGACCTTATCTGGCAAAGACTCTTCATAAAAAGCATGACAGACAAAGTCTTCTGTTTCCCCACACTCTCCATCGGATCTACATCTCACCAAACTGTGTGTCACAGACACCAGGAATCTTATGTTTCAACTGCTCCTCCTTAACACTTAGTGTCGACCCCGTTATCACTCCTTTCATCGGCGCCCTTCTCTGGAGAGCAAAGCATGTCCCAATTCTTGTCCCTCATCGCGTAATCCGGATTACCCGCTCCCTCTGGGTGGAGGAAACACAATAAATCTACATGAGTCCACTCCTAGTTACCTTCACCAACTCAACAGTTCCCAACCTATCCTCCCCCACAGTTTGACACCACATATGTTTCAGCCAAAATGAAATGATCCATTGGCTCTACAAATCTGACTCCCACTGGGCCAAAATCATCCTTATCATTCTCGGGACGAGGCCTGAATTCTCATTGAAGAAATATTTGATCATCATACAGTTCTCTTTTGCCCAAATTATAATCTATAACAAACAAAATGGACTGCGTTTTGTAGACTTGACCATttgccaaagtaaaaaaaaagcgTTTAGAAGGACTGCcagggcgaattgagttattgcacatcaAGGCAGGCCTTCCCTTACGGAAAAATTCAAATAAATTATAGAACGCGCAAATAGGATCTCACTATCTCGTGCTTcactctgcccacctccttgttcTATGATTATTTTGATCcaattggaaacgacaggctatATATTGGGTTAATTTTCAAAAAGATTTGCTCCAAATATGCAGTAACCCGTTATTTGAATCTGAACCGAGAAAGATGAACCCGGAAACATAACGCCCGAGCGGAGTTTCCACATCCGGTTTTCAGCGGAAAATGAAGCTAGTTTACGCGGAACCACAGCATGTGTACTTTTTTGTGACTAAGATTTCGCTAAGTGTCTAGAatgattttccaatgcctcgacACGCAGCGTCGAACTCAAAGCATTCCGTTTACATTTTCGGAATAAGCTAACCAGTTACCCACCTGGAAGTACTTTGCCGTAGCACCAACTTTTTTTTCTAATTCCAAACTGTCGTATGGAAGGTTTAGGGGGACCTGCAAAATCAAGGTAGCTACAGTAattgctaactaacgttagctagttgagCTACTCTATTTATCTGAGCCACTAGTCTATGACAAACAATAGGCAACTCCATGTACAGATAATTCATGTATTTCAATCAATGCGCCCTTGCAAGTGGCATATTTGCCGTCAATATAGACTTCAATACATAGTTAGCGAGCAAGATGATTTGGCTACTTGGTGGTACTCACTATTCGTTTATGTTGTGTGCCAAGTCTCATTGGATCTAACATTACTGCAGTGAGATGCAAGTTAGGATTGTCAGGTAGCCTGAGGCTAGTTTGATAAGCTGTATGGGGGTAATTCAGGACACAAAGCACCCATTAGGTATTGTGGTGTAATAAACAGTCGTGTTTACATGCAGACATAGGGAAGTAGTGTGGGTGGACTCCCTTGGTCAGTTGGTATAGGCCTAACGTTACACTTGGAATCACCACTATCTAATATTACAGAACGTATTTCCTCAGAATATTCCCATTCTCACTTTGATTTATAGGCTTAAGGAGATAGGCCTGGTCAGCTACTTGGAAATTACTAGGTCTAGCCAAACTATATTTAAGTTGACCCTGGGTGTCACCCAGATAGCTAGTTTAGTTGGTGTGAGATGGATGTAGATATaaagccagaggaggaggaggtcattTGGTCTGACACTTTTGATGCAGGTTATTCATGTGCCGAAAATAGATATGACACAGCAAAACAACGTCTTATTTGTAATCGGTTAGAAGATACAAAATCAAATGATAGCGAGATTAAAATGAAATCAACAAAAGTTGGTGCGCCACTTCAAACAGCTGTAAATGTGGGTGGTATAGGTGTTGTTCGTGTTCACACAGAACAGGATAGCCCAAGCACCTCTGTAGGGAATTTAATCAAAGAGGAGCCATGTTTTTACATGTCACCCAGTGATATTCAGATTGGAAAAGTATGTACCTTGTCTCGGTCTGTCCTGGTCAGCAACATTAAACAGGCAAATGTGATGTCCTTTGCAGAGAAAGTGGTGAAAAACTGCTACCCCTTGTGTAAAGAAATAGGTGTGGAATTTGATGTGAGATCCAAACCACTATCCAAAACAAAACTTGACTCACAGTTACTGACTAATGGTGTAATGTATGAGGTTCATAAGTTtgcaaaaaatacaaaaaggagTTATACGTATACTGTCTATAATATTCTGAAATATAATTTTAATGTATGTTTTCAAAATCAGAAACGCTGTCAAGATGCCTTACGTATTGCATCTAAACTGAATAGAATTGCCAAACGGAAACATGTCGCAAATAAAGACTTTTCAAAAAAAGTGTTTATAATACCGCTTGTGCCTAGACAATACAAGGAAAAAGAACCTACTTCACCTGCAAGATTCTCAAAAAGACAATTGGATTTGAAAAGGATACAAGAGGCAAATGatacagaggagaagaggaactgTCAGAAGATGGTTAGCAAGACCGGTTTGAAAAATCTGGTCGCTGATGCAAGGACTGTATGGTCTCTGCATGATGAAGAGATCATCTCTATCGAAACAGCTGAAACTGTCAAGCTTGGCCAAGATAATGGACCCACTGACTTCTGCTTAAAGGAGTCTGATGTTCACTCTGGGGTCACAGAGCAAACCCCATGCCCAGAGAACTACCAAGTTGACATTTGCAGGAAAATGATCAATGAAATTGTTACGAGTGGTGAAATGCAACAGATGAGATGGATTTTTGTACCTTTTTCAAACTGTTTTGGTGTTGGGACTGGTTCGGAAAAGAAATTTCAACAAATCCTTGCTGAATACAGATCAGACATCCTACCACTGGTAGTTGAGAAACATTGTGG
This genomic stretch from Salmo salar chromosome ssa26, Ssal_v3.1, whole genome shotgun sequence harbors:
- the LOC123730734 gene encoding uncharacterized protein isoform X4 — encoded protein: MDVDIKPEEEEVIWSDTFDAGYSCAENRYDTAKQRLICNRLEDTKSNDSEIKMKSTKVGAPLQTAVNVGGIGVVRVHTEQDSPSTSVGNLIKEEPCFYMSPSDIQIGKVCTLSRSVLVSNIKQANVMSFAEKVVKNCYPLCKEIGVEFDVRSKPLSKTKLDSQLLTNGVMYEVHKFAKNTKRSYTYTVYNILKYNFNVCFQNQKRCQDALRIASKLNRIAKRKHVANKDFSKKVFIIPLVPRQYKEKEPTSPARFSKRQLDLKRIQEANDTEEKRNCQKMVSKTGLKNLVADARTVWSLHDEEIISIETAETVKLGQDNGPTDFCLKESDVHSGVTEQTPCPENYQVDICRKMINEIVTSGEMQQMRWIFVPFSNCFGVGTGSEKKFQQILAEYRSDILPLVVEKHCGFSSTEKTMMCLVSQLFCGLHLIDGLAHQAKTTLLLWENMILGDKEVGVHSSPNIGTTELESGTVRLVSSVSDAVQELGWAEDGQLVPFESFLTSKKEFEEVPLSLSIGHRIDGLFHNSAGVCSIHDDLVEFTSTYGAESSLLAAVVADLEVQQFKAGYRALGLVSKLIIDPLWRALTLKGNVLEMEERYQTLVTKLKEWQEDGRDLVKGNACLFDDIDVPKNLVFDRLTMWTDTDFFELTVQIVELILASFLKVCSMMLPVEPELLSKKNDRFRKDLAILDQLQKAKSNAVSIAIEGMDMCKKNHTWEWLSFLDEPKIVSMRKTFQTV